AGACCGATATATTGATTTTATGCAGACTCCTTCGCTTCTTGCCGCTCAAAATGAGGAACAAGAGACCAAATCCGATTTCTCCTAATCCCATCAGAGTCAGGAGAGGCCTTCCATAATCAGCAAGGCCTGGTGTGCTCTGTATAATGTCCAATTCCCCCGAATCTGCTACTAACAGCTTCGGCACAAGCCCTTGATACATCCAGATAAAAAACAAGCTTATTTTTAATACAGCCTCTATAATAGAACGTCTGATCAATACATAGGGGGGAACCCCTTGCTCTAGCCATAGACGCAAACAGTCAAAACTCCACGCTGTCGCCCACCCCATTATCGGCCGGAATATGAAACGGTCGATCCAAGCGCCGAATGGGCCAAAACGGGTCCTATAATCATATCTAGTTAAGAAGCGAACACCTTCAACTGTAGGCACATAACGCCAAAATCCAGCTCCTTCTAAGATGAGCGAGATCGGATTAGGTGAGCTGAATTTCAGGCTAGAAGTCATAATGCCATCTCTCTCTTTGTTACCTACCGATTCGCCCTCTCCCGCAATACTAAGTCCAAAGCCGATATTTGTTTTATATACAAAGCGCTGCGGTTGTTCTTCATGGGATTTAGGAATATATGTAATCTCTGAGAACCTTAAGTCCCATTGTTGATGCAAATTAGGCTTCTGTGTATAGGTCCACAATGTTTCCATTGGCACTTTCATAAGAATTTCTACATAAATGGGTTTTCTATTGAGCACGGCAATTATCCTCTGAGTAAGTTGTCATTAATTACTTCACCACTCTTCACTAACTCTTTTCCAAATAATAACACAATTTTCCTGTTCCTGTGGAAGAAAGCAAAAAGGAGATAATAAAAAGCCAAGGAGCTATGGGCTATGACTGAAGAGGAACAGTGAAAAATGATCATCTGTTCCTTTTCATGGCTACCCTTGTATCCTTGGCTTATCTATTGGACGATCTCATATCTTATTAAAATTAATGATGCAAAACCCCATCAACAATGTCTAGTGCCAATCCTTCTTGATCATCTCGTTTA
Above is a genomic segment from Paenibacillus sp. HWE-109 containing:
- a CDS encoding DoxX-like family protein; its protein translation is MLNRKPIYVEILMKVPMETLWTYTQKPNLHQQWDLRFSEITYIPKSHEEQPQRFVYKTNIGFGLSIAGEGESVGNKERDGIMTSSLKFSSPNPISLILEGAGFWRYVPTVEGVRFLTRYDYRTRFGPFGAWIDRFIFRPIMGWATAWSFDCLRLWLEQGVPPYVLIRRSIIEAVLKISLFFIWMYQGLVPKLLVADSGELDIIQSTPGLADYGRPLLTLMGLGEIGFGLLFLILSGKKRRSLHKINISVLILLGLSAASHPLTYVAPFNPITLNLAMIVLSIISLLNETELPSARRCLRSSREGRDQA